From Triticum aestivum cultivar Chinese Spring chromosome 4A, IWGSC CS RefSeq v2.1, whole genome shotgun sequence, a single genomic window includes:
- the LOC123083421 gene encoding uncharacterized protein produces MQSPSTLCVASASTQPVEHGWAYLPVDLLESIIALSGSFRDLLAFAATCRSWRAAFSSYPSKSSFCAKFPPLLAQFNVRVQGPDLPSNNGRHELYTCKVIDPMNKNVALRCQIPLEIYQDTHFIGTSYGQLICYCVGYCLLVDVFSGAEVSAPRLPFNHNFDGRYFSGTLTAPLASPNSHLLVCTVNSLFDWSVGSKSWSKLQLPNACIIQIVEFKGQFIAMDDCCNIYTLQLSPQLGLQKVTTELAEYSLAHVDSWLVVCGDMLLMVRVHPYLSVVKCIPYHLDISTNPAKWVEVKQLDDWALFVGGDVRSQPFSCTSPERWGGSSKRLYYAGRHSFVLHGLGDELDPSSGYEYKRNSFSELQPLWVYPSMFYSDIQ; encoded by the coding sequence ATGCAAAGCCCTAGCACACTGTGTGTCGCCTCTGCATCCACCCAACCTGTTGAGCATGGTTGGGCATACCTCCCGGTTGACCTGCTCGAATCCATTATTGCTCTGTCAGGATCCTTCCGTGACCTTCTTGCCTTCGCCGCGACCTGCCGCTCTTGGCGTGCTGCATTCTCCTCATACCCATCCAAATCTTCCTTCTGTGCCAAATTCCCACCTCTCCTTGCCCAATTCAATGTTCGTGTTCAAGGTCCTGATCTTCCTTCTAACAATGGTCGTCACGAGCTGTACACATGTAAGGTCATTGATCCGATGAACAAGAACGTCGCCCTTCGCTGCCAGATTCCTCTAGAAATTTATCAGGATACACATTTCATTGGAACTTCCTATGGTCAACTAATTTGCTATTGTGTTGGATATTGTCTTCTTGTGGATGTGTTCAGTGGTGCTGAGGTTTCAGCTCCACGTCTCCCATTCAATCACAATTTCGACGGGCGCTACTTCAGCGGCACTCTTACAGCTCCCCTTGCATCACCCAACTCACACCTCCTTGTCTGCACCGTAAACTCCCTGTTTGATTGGTCAGTTGGAAGTAAATCTTGGTCTAAGCTGCAGCTTCCTAATGCATGTATAATACAGATTGTGGAATTCAAAGGTCAGTTCATTGCCATGGATGATTGTTGTAACATCTACACTTTGCAGCTGTCCCCACAGCTTGGTCTGCAGAAGGTAACAACTGAATTGGCGGAATATTCACTCGCACATGTGGATTCGTGGCTAGTGGTCTGTGGTGACATGCTTCTCATGGTCAGGGTGCATCCATACTTGTCAGTCGTAAAATGTATACCCTACCACCTTGACATTTCAACCAACCCtgcaaaatgggtggaggtaaagCAGCTGGATGATTGGGCACTCTTTGTTGGGGGTGATGTGAGGAGCCAGCCATTTTCTTGCACGAGCCCTGAAAGATGGGGAGGGAGCAGCAAGCGGTTGTACTATGCAGGCCGCCACTCTTTTGTCTTACATGGATTGGGTGACGAGCTAGATCCATCTTCCGGTTATGAGTACAAAAGGAACTCGTTCAGCGAGCTACAGCCCCTCTGGGTGTACCCAAGCATGTTCTACTCGGACATCCAGTGA